From a single Bacillus pseudomycoides DSM 12442 genomic region:
- a CDS encoding bifunctional metallophosphatase/5'-nucleotidase has translation MNYFLLLPFLIKLIFSFLSPSSPPTDVSVQILGLNDFHGQLNTTSALHDKAVGRADYISAYIQSYRDKNPNTLLVHTGDMIGGSPPISALFHDEPTMEFLNNLQFDVGTIGNHEFDRGPIALQQLINGESVTQTSSFSGSSFPYISANIVYSETNQPLFPPYIIKWIDGIPIAFIGVSTNDTPFLTMYNDMSSIRFLDEASSINLYVYQLQKKGIHAFVILAHLGGNTTESNTNGPLADLANQIDPDVDIIFGGHTHSYINGNVNGKLLVQAYSYGKAFSNVTFTLNRKTKDITKKAATIVPVYQNAISPDLHTRNWIDSYASKIQSKVEEQLGITDHELTRNQNEHGQSNLGTVLAIAQRQTMQADIAFVNPGSIRHNLKKGTITWEDTFLIQPFGNKLIKMYLSGKEIRNVLQEQWKEETRMLQISGIRYSWKNNIVQTISLDDGTPLRDDQIYSVVVNSFLANGGDKFLTFKEGRNRSEGPTDQEAFANFIRSISHIDTLPQNFLQKIY, from the coding sequence ATGAACTATTTCTTATTACTCCCTTTTCTTATCAAACTAATTTTTTCTTTTCTATCCCCTTCTTCTCCACCTACCGACGTATCCGTGCAAATTCTCGGCCTCAATGATTTCCACGGCCAATTAAATACGACTTCAGCGTTGCACGATAAAGCTGTAGGGCGTGCTGATTACATATCTGCTTACATTCAATCCTACCGCGATAAAAACCCTAACACCTTACTTGTTCATACAGGAGATATGATTGGTGGGAGTCCTCCGATTTCAGCACTTTTTCATGATGAACCAACGATGGAGTTTTTAAATAATCTTCAATTTGATGTTGGTACAATAGGAAACCATGAGTTCGATAGGGGTCCCATTGCTCTGCAACAACTAATTAATGGCGAATCCGTTACACAAACAAGTTCATTTTCAGGTAGCTCCTTTCCTTATATATCCGCAAATATTGTATACAGTGAAACGAATCAACCACTCTTCCCCCCCTATATAATTAAATGGATTGATGGGATTCCAATCGCCTTCATCGGCGTTTCTACAAACGATACTCCTTTTTTAACAATGTACAACGATATGTCTTCTATTCGTTTTTTAGATGAAGCTTCTTCGATTAATCTTTATGTGTATCAACTACAAAAGAAAGGCATTCATGCATTTGTTATTCTTGCCCACCTAGGTGGTAATACGACAGAAAGTAATACAAATGGACCTTTAGCTGATTTAGCTAATCAAATAGATCCTGATGTTGATATCATTTTTGGTGGCCATACCCACTCCTATATAAATGGAAATGTGAACGGCAAATTGCTTGTTCAAGCCTACTCATACGGAAAAGCATTTTCAAACGTCACCTTTACATTAAATCGTAAAACGAAAGATATTACGAAAAAAGCGGCAACAATTGTCCCTGTCTATCAAAATGCAATTTCTCCTGATTTACACACAAGAAACTGGATAGATTCTTACGCCTCAAAAATCCAATCTAAAGTAGAGGAACAACTCGGAATAACGGACCATGAGTTAACTCGTAATCAAAATGAACACGGCCAATCAAATTTAGGAACAGTTCTCGCAATAGCCCAGCGCCAAACTATGCAGGCGGATATTGCTTTTGTAAATCCTGGGAGCATCCGGCATAATTTAAAAAAAGGAACAATTACATGGGAAGATACCTTCCTCATACAACCATTCGGCAACAAATTAATTAAAATGTATTTGTCTGGAAAAGAAATTCGAAACGTCTTGCAAGAGCAATGGAAAGAAGAAACTCGCATGCTACAAATTTCAGGGATTCGTTATAGTTGGAAAAATAACATCGTCCAAACAATTTCATTAGATGACGGAACACCATTACGCGATGATCAAATATACTCTGTAGTAGTCAATTCTTTCTTAGCAAATGGAGGAGATAAATTTTTGACATTTAAAGAGGGCAGAAATCGCTCCGAAGGCCCGACAGATCAGGAAGCTTTTGCAAATTTTATTCGTTCTATTTCTCATATAGATACACTCCCTCAAAATTTTTTACAGAAAATCTATTGA
- the brnQ3 gene encoding branched-chain amino acid transport system II carrier protein BrnQ3, with amino-acid sequence MNTVSKKHVFFTGLMLFSLFFGAGNLIFPPMLGQNAGENFWPAMLGFLLTGVGLPLLTVIAISLSGNGMQQLASHVHPLFGILFTVVVYIAIGPSMGIPRVANVAYEMGVSSFLPETIRTSSLSLFIYTVIFFTIVFWLSLNPSKLVDRIGNVLTPILLFSIFLLFAKSVFTPLGNSGPAMQEYQTSPIFKGFMEGYLTMDTISALAFGIIVVNAIRSKGVEDRKAVAIATTKAGLIAATGLVLVYGALGWLGVTSVSLGYAKNGGQLLTVIVQQLFGPYGLALLAVIVTLACLTTCVGLVSACSQYFSTLFTKFSYKGIAGIICVLGLLVANLGLTKIIAISVPILLVVYPIAIVLVLLSLLHKYFGGYRSVYVGALIGAAVISMFDGLKQGNVSVTFITSYFEFIPFYNEGIGWLLPAIAGATIGLVVAKLKSTKPIPLTETPSEPKVS; translated from the coding sequence ATGAACACTGTATCAAAAAAACATGTTTTTTTCACAGGTCTTATGCTATTTTCTTTATTTTTTGGAGCAGGTAATTTAATTTTCCCTCCAATGCTTGGACAAAACGCTGGTGAAAACTTCTGGCCAGCAATGCTCGGGTTTTTACTAACAGGAGTTGGCTTACCGTTATTAACTGTTATTGCAATCTCTCTTTCAGGAAATGGAATGCAACAACTTGCAAGTCATGTCCACCCTTTATTTGGAATTTTATTTACAGTAGTTGTATATATTGCAATTGGCCCTTCCATGGGAATTCCACGTGTCGCTAACGTCGCTTACGAAATGGGTGTTAGTTCTTTCTTACCAGAAACAATTCGTACTAGTAGCTTATCCTTATTTATATATACGGTCATTTTTTTCACTATCGTATTTTGGCTTAGCTTAAATCCTTCTAAACTCGTTGATCGTATCGGAAATGTGCTAACACCTATTTTACTATTCTCTATTTTCTTATTGTTTGCAAAAAGTGTTTTCACACCACTTGGAAATTCAGGTCCAGCGATGCAAGAGTATCAAACTTCTCCTATTTTCAAAGGATTTATGGAAGGATATTTAACAATGGATACAATCTCGGCACTTGCATTTGGGATTATCGTCGTGAATGCAATTCGCTCAAAAGGTGTAGAAGATCGTAAAGCTGTTGCAATTGCAACGACAAAAGCAGGACTTATTGCAGCTACAGGGCTCGTACTCGTATATGGAGCACTTGGCTGGCTAGGTGTAACTAGTGTTTCACTTGGATATGCAAAAAATGGCGGTCAATTACTAACTGTTATTGTACAACAGTTATTCGGCCCATATGGCCTTGCCTTATTAGCGGTTATCGTTACACTGGCTTGTTTAACAACATGCGTTGGACTTGTATCAGCATGTAGCCAATATTTCTCAACATTATTTACAAAATTTTCTTACAAAGGAATAGCAGGTATCATTTGTGTATTAGGACTTCTAGTAGCAAACCTAGGCTTAACAAAAATCATTGCAATCTCTGTTCCAATTTTACTAGTTGTATATCCAATTGCTATCGTACTCGTACTATTATCATTACTCCATAAGTACTTTGGTGGTTACCGTTCTGTTTATGTTGGTGCTTTAATCGGGGCTGCAGTAATAAGTATGTTTGATGGGCTAAAGCAAGGAAATGTATCTGTTACATTCATTACCTCTTACTTTGAATTCATTCCATTTTATAATGAAGGAATTGGTTGGTTATTACCAGCGATTGCTGGAGCAACAATCGGGCTTGTAGTCGCAAAATTAAAGAGCACAAAACCAATACCACTAACTGAAACTCCTTCTGAACCTAAAGTGTCTTAG